Proteins co-encoded in one Schaalia radingae genomic window:
- the secG gene encoding preprotein translocase subunit SecG produces the protein MTALKIILVVLTVLASILLVLTVLMHKGRGGGLSDMFGGGISTTAGSSGVAERNLNRITLAILIVWVVCIVAYALLTKITVAS, from the coding sequence GTGACTGCTCTGAAAATAATCCTTGTCGTACTGACCGTTTTGGCCAGCATCCTGCTTGTATTGACAGTGCTGATGCACAAAGGGCGCGGCGGCGGCCTGTCAGATATGTTCGGCGGCGGCATTTCCACTACTGCGGGATCATCAGGCGTGGCAGAACGTAACCTGAATCGCATTACCTTGGCAATTCTGATCGTGTGGGTGGTGTGCATCGTAGCCTACGCGCTCCTGACCAAGATCACGGTCGCCAGCTAA
- the pgl gene encoding 6-phosphogluconolactonase, with product MTSSPLPRIVTASDRKNLASAVARELLPILVQDAREHSADRPFQWAIAGGVVHDVLADLASIIADEDDLDADWSHIRVWWVDERFVQATHSERNDQQAVSALFAQLPGIQLRPMPSDRGQGLDQAAEDYADLWRSDIGDGVLDFALIGMGPDGHIASLFPGRAHEADGAPVLVVRDSPKMPPLRLSLPMSTIASARDIWVVAPGDSKADALAEALVLGAHEQDRPIAGLPRDRTTFWLDTDSARGLEVR from the coding sequence ATGACTTCTTCTCCCCTGCCCCGTATCGTCACCGCTTCTGACCGTAAGAATCTGGCCAGCGCTGTTGCGCGCGAATTGTTGCCAATCCTCGTGCAGGACGCGCGTGAACACAGCGCTGACCGTCCCTTCCAGTGGGCTATCGCAGGCGGCGTCGTGCACGACGTTCTCGCCGATCTCGCTTCGATCATCGCTGACGAGGACGACCTCGATGCCGACTGGTCGCATATTCGAGTGTGGTGGGTCGATGAACGCTTCGTTCAGGCCACCCACTCCGAGCGTAATGACCAGCAGGCCGTATCCGCGCTGTTCGCGCAACTGCCCGGCATTCAGCTGCGCCCCATGCCCTCCGACCGCGGTCAGGGACTCGATCAGGCGGCTGAGGACTATGCAGATCTGTGGCGCTCAGATATCGGTGACGGGGTGCTTGACTTTGCGCTGATCGGGATGGGACCGGATGGGCACATTGCCTCCCTCTTCCCGGGCCGCGCGCACGAAGCTGATGGCGCGCCTGTTCTGGTAGTGCGCGATTCACCGAAAATGCCGCCGTTGAGGCTGTCGCTGCCGATGTCGACTATTGCCAGTGCCCGTGATATCTGGGTTGTCGCGCCCGGTGATTCGAAGGCTGACGCACTGGCGGAGGCACTGGTGTTGGGCGCGCATGAGCAGGATCGACCGATTGCCGGTCTTCCACGCGATCGAACCACGTTCTGGCTTGATACGGATTCGGCGCGCGGCCTGGAAGTTCGCTGA